GGCCGACGGGATTATCGCCAGCCGCAGTAAGGGCTGAGTGCCCGGCCAGTTAACAAAAAACCGCCCCGGTTAGCGAACGGGGGCGGTTTTTTTACGGGCCGGTTTACGGGGCGCTAATCAGCGCTTCTAATGCCCGGGCGATACCGTCGCCGTAGTCAGGGTGTACCTGGCGGAACAGGTCAATCTGACGCTGGACAATATGCTCAGGCACGCAGGCCAGATCCGCCGCAATGCGCCGGAACATCCGCTGGTGCTCCTCTTCACTTAATAATTCGAACAGCGCCCGCGGCTGGCTGAAGTAGTCGCCGTCTTCCCGGTGGTTCCAGTGGTCGGCGGCCCCTTCCAGGGATAATGGCGGCTCGCTGAAATCCGGCTGCTCCTGGAAGATACCAAAGCTGTTGGGCTCGTAGGTCACCGTATTGCCGCTGTTGCCGTCTACCCGCATGGCCCCGTCCCGGTGGTAGTTATGGAACGGGCAGCGCGGGGTGTTCACCGGGATCTGGTGGTGGTTCACCCCCAGCCGGTAGCGGTGGGCATCCCCGTAGGAGAACAGCCGCCCCTGCAGCATTTTGTCCGGTGAGAAGCCGATCCCCGGCACCACATTGCCCGGGTTCATTGCCACTTGTTCCACCTCGGCAAAATAGTTATCCGGGTTGCGGTTAAGCTCCAGCACCCCGACCTCATGGAGCGGATAGTCCCCGTGGGGCCACACTTTGGTTAAATCGAAGGGGTTGTAGGGCAGGCGGCCTGCGTCGGCCTCCGGCATGACCTGCACGTACAGGGTCCAGCGCGGGAAGTTTTGCTGCTCAATGGCGGTAAACAGATCCCGCTGGGCGCTTTCGCGATCGGCGGCCACCAGGCGGGCGGCTTCGTCGTCCATCATGTTGTCGATACCCTGCTGGCTTTTGAAGTGGAACTTCACCCAGAAGCGCTGGTTATCGGCATTAATAAAGCTGAAGGCGTGGCTGCCAAAGCCGTGCATATGGCGGTAGCTGCGCGGCAGCCCCCGGTCGCTGAAGTCGATAGTTAACTGGTGGAGGGTTTCCGGCATCAGGGAGAAGAAATCCCACTTGTAGGTCGGGTTGCGCAGGTT
This Shimwellia blattae DSM 4481 = NBRC 105725 DNA region includes the following protein-coding sequences:
- a CDS encoding catalase; this translates as MMSKKGLTTAAGAPVPDNNNVATAGPRGPMLLQDVWFLEKLAHFDREVIPERRMHAKGSGAYGTFTVTRDISHWTRAALFAHPGKQTPLFLRFSTVAGERGAADAERDIRGFSVKFYTEQGNWDLVGNNTPIFYLRDPLKFPDLNHVVKRDPRTNLRNPTYKWDFFSLMPETLHQLTIDFSDRGLPRSYRHMHGFGSHAFSFINADNQRFWVKFHFKSQQGIDNMMDDEAARLVAADRESAQRDLFTAIEQQNFPRWTLYVQVMPEADAGRLPYNPFDLTKVWPHGDYPLHEVGVLELNRNPDNYFAEVEQVAMNPGNVVPGIGFSPDKMLQGRLFSYGDAHRYRLGVNHHQIPVNTPRCPFHNYHRDGAMRVDGNSGNTVTYEPNSFGIFQEQPDFSEPPLSLEGAADHWNHREDGDYFSQPRALFELLSEEEHQRMFRRIAADLACVPEHIVQRQIDLFRQVHPDYGDGIARALEALISAP